One window of the Candidatus Chryseobacterium colombiense genome contains the following:
- a CDS encoding DoxX family protein yields the protein MSYSNSKTTPVYVDLVLLVVRIFIGFAMLSHGFPKLQQLLEGGEIKFFDFIGLGPKISLILTVFAEFVCSILLILGLFTRVATGFLIFTMAIAAFVVHGADLFEKRELSLLYLSVYLLIVSFGAGKISVDYMIEKRKRSSDW from the coding sequence ATGAGCTACTCAAACTCGAAAACGACTCCTGTCTATGTAGACTTAGTTTTATTAGTGGTAAGAATATTTATCGGTTTTGCAATGTTATCTCATGGTTTTCCCAAACTTCAGCAGTTGTTGGAAGGTGGTGAAATAAAGTTTTTTGACTTCATAGGACTCGGACCCAAGATTTCATTGATCTTAACCGTATTTGCAGAGTTTGTATGTTCTATTCTTTTAATCCTAGGACTTTTTACAAGAGTGGCAACAGGTTTTTTAATTTTTACAATGGCCATTGCAGCTTTTGTAGTACATGGAGCGGATCTGTTTGAAAAAAGAGAATTAAGCTTACTCTACCTGTCTGTCTATTTATTGATTGTTTCCTTTGGAGCTGGCAAAATCTCCGTAGATTATATGATTGAAAAAAGAAAAAGATCTTCAGATTGGTAG
- a CDS encoding prolyl oligopeptidase family serine peptidase — MKIKLTICLLAFLNFYNAQESITYQKPSPEILKLADYERPPSVLMNSKKDWIVFTYRPTYKTLEDLSQQEMKLGGLRINPVTNISSSITYLNNLKVRKTAEKNEVQVKNLPSNAKIAYTSFSPDEKKFAFTNTTSKGVELWIVDLETATAKKITSDNLNANLGSPYVWYKDSQNLLIKILPQNREALIDSSKDLPTGPIVSTSDGKVSQNRTYQDLLKNPQDEKNFEILTTSDVYKVDLNGSLKKVKEKDMFAGLSFSPDGSYLMATTIQKPFSYIVPLSRFPMTTTVYDLNGNLIKKVNETPLNEIMPKGFSSVRTGKRDMGWRSDMPATLVYTEALDGGDQSKAAEYRDEIFTWEAPFTAAPKSFFKTKQRYEDVSWTNDHYAIVHESWYDTRNTKSFLIDLNTNESKVIDDRNYQDVYSDPGNFNTTKNQFGRTVLDLKGGKAYLIGAGFTKDGQHPFIDEMDIKTLKKKRLYTSNLKNEKEEIIDILNPSKGEILTIQQSASQYPNYFKRNIKSNKTESVTSFANPFESIKDVYKEVITYKRNDGVTLSGTLYLPANYDRKAKKEKLPLLIWAYPTEYKDKNTAGQSTQNPNDFTFPYYGSFVYWTTKGYAVLDDAAFPIIGEGKTEPNDTFIPQLVANGRAAIDAVDKLGYIDRNKVAVGGHSYGAFMTANLLTHSKDYACGIARSGAYNRTLTPFGFQSEQRNYWDIPEIYNTMSPFMNADKMKTPLLLVHGDADNNPGTFTLQTERYFQALKNLGAPVKMVLLPKEAHGYAAKENILHLLWEQDQFLEKCLKK; from the coding sequence ATGAAGATAAAGCTAACAATCTGTCTTCTTGCGTTTCTTAATTTCTATAACGCGCAGGAAAGTATCACCTACCAAAAACCTTCACCGGAAATTTTAAAACTGGCTGATTATGAAAGACCACCAAGTGTTTTAATGAACAGCAAAAAAGACTGGATTGTTTTCACCTACCGTCCGACTTATAAAACCCTTGAAGATCTGAGCCAGCAGGAAATGAAACTGGGAGGACTGAGAATTAATCCTGTCACCAATATTTCAAGCAGTATTACCTATCTGAATAACCTTAAGGTAAGAAAAACAGCTGAGAAAAATGAAGTTCAGGTAAAGAACCTGCCTTCCAACGCTAAAATTGCCTATACTTCTTTCTCTCCGGATGAAAAGAAATTTGCCTTTACCAATACAACCAGCAAAGGGGTAGAGCTTTGGATTGTGGATCTGGAAACAGCTACTGCAAAGAAAATCACTTCGGATAATTTAAATGCTAATTTAGGCTCACCTTATGTTTGGTATAAGGACTCCCAGAATCTATTGATCAAAATATTACCCCAAAACAGGGAGGCTTTAATTGATTCAAGCAAAGACCTTCCGACCGGTCCTATTGTTTCTACTTCAGATGGAAAAGTTTCTCAGAACAGAACCTATCAGGATCTTTTGAAAAATCCTCAGGATGAAAAGAATTTCGAAATACTTACAACTTCAGACGTTTACAAAGTTGATCTCAATGGAAGCTTAAAGAAGGTAAAAGAAAAGGATATGTTTGCGGGATTGAGCTTTTCTCCGGATGGAAGCTATTTGATGGCAACAACGATTCAAAAACCATTCTCTTATATCGTTCCTTTGAGCAGGTTTCCAATGACAACAACTGTATATGATCTGAATGGAAATCTGATAAAAAAAGTCAACGAAACTCCATTGAATGAAATTATGCCCAAAGGTTTTTCTTCAGTAAGAACCGGGAAAAGAGATATGGGATGGAGAAGTGATATGCCTGCAACTTTGGTTTATACAGAAGCTTTGGATGGAGGAGATCAGTCAAAAGCAGCTGAATACAGAGATGAAATTTTCACTTGGGAAGCTCCGTTTACGGCCGCTCCGAAGTCTTTCTTCAAGACAAAGCAGCGATATGAAGATGTAAGTTGGACGAATGATCATTATGCCATTGTGCATGAATCATGGTATGACACAAGAAATACAAAGTCCTTTCTGATAGATCTTAATACAAATGAATCTAAAGTGATTGATGACCGAAATTATCAGGATGTTTACAGCGATCCGGGAAATTTCAATACCACCAAAAATCAATTCGGAAGAACAGTGCTGGATCTAAAAGGCGGTAAAGCGTATTTAATCGGAGCCGGATTCACAAAAGACGGACAGCATCCTTTCATTGACGAAATGGATATTAAAACGCTGAAGAAAAAAAGATTGTATACTTCTAACCTGAAGAATGAAAAAGAAGAAATCATTGATATTCTAAACCCGTCCAAAGGTGAAATTCTTACAATACAACAATCCGCAAGTCAATATCCGAACTATTTTAAACGGAATATAAAATCAAATAAAACAGAATCGGTTACCAGCTTTGCAAATCCTTTTGAAAGTATAAAAGACGTATATAAAGAGGTAATTACCTATAAGAGAAATGACGGAGTAACCCTTTCCGGGACGCTTTATCTGCCTGCAAATTATGACAGAAAAGCTAAAAAAGAAAAGCTACCTCTTTTGATCTGGGCGTATCCTACAGAATATAAAGATAAAAATACAGCAGGACAAAGTACGCAAAACCCGAATGACTTTACTTTCCCGTATTACGGTTCGTTTGTATATTGGACAACAAAAGGATATGCTGTATTGGATGATGCCGCTTTCCCGATTATCGGAGAAGGAAAAACGGAACCTAATGACACTTTTATTCCTCAATTGGTAGCGAATGGAAGAGCAGCCATAGATGCAGTAGATAAATTGGGCTATATTGACAGGAATAAAGTAGCTGTAGGAGGACATTCTTATGGAGCATTCATGACCGCGAACCTTTTAACTCATTCTAAAGACTATGCCTGCGGAATTGCAAGAAGTGGAGCCTACAACAGAACTCTGACTCCATTTGGGTTTCAAAGCGAACAGAGAAATTACTGGGATATTCCTGAAATTTACAACACTATGTCTCCATTTATGAATGCGGATAAAATGAAAACACCATTGCTATTGGTTCATGGTGATGCAGATAACAATCCGGGAACATTTACTTTACAGACAGAAAGATATTTCCAGGCACTGAAAAATCTTGGAGCTCCTGTAAAGATGGTTCTTCTTCCAAAAGAAGCTCACGGCTATGCAGCCAAAGAGAATATTTTACATTTGCTTTGGGAACAGGATCAGTTCTTAGAGAAATGTCTGAAAAAATAA
- a CDS encoding HAD family hydrolase produces MNNEITTIAFDADDTLWINEPYFQEAEKEFCMLLEDYLPQHSVSQELLKTEMKNLHLYGYGIKGFMLCMIETVDKVSNGTASLPLINKTIEIGHDLLQKPIVLLDGVNETLEHLKGKYRLVVATKGDLLDQERKLKKSGLHDYFHHIEIMSDKKESDYQKLLRHLDCKPEHFLMLGNSIKSDILPVLEIGGFAAHIPYHVTWTHEQHDLKIEHPHFMELENINGILDYL; encoded by the coding sequence ATGAATAATGAAATAACTACTATTGCTTTTGATGCAGATGATACTCTTTGGATCAACGAGCCCTATTTTCAGGAGGCTGAAAAGGAGTTTTGTATGTTGCTGGAAGATTATCTTCCTCAGCATTCTGTTTCCCAGGAATTATTAAAAACGGAAATGAAAAATCTCCATTTATATGGTTATGGCATAAAAGGATTTATGCTGTGCATGATTGAAACGGTAGACAAGGTTTCCAATGGTACTGCCTCTTTACCATTGATTAATAAAACGATTGAAATTGGTCATGATCTTCTTCAAAAACCGATTGTGCTTTTAGACGGAGTTAATGAGACTTTAGAACATTTAAAAGGAAAATACAGACTGGTCGTTGCTACAAAAGGAGATTTACTGGATCAGGAACGTAAATTAAAAAAATCAGGATTACATGACTATTTTCATCATATTGAAATCATGAGTGATAAAAAAGAAAGTGATTATCAGAAACTTTTAAGACATCTGGATTGTAAACCTGAACATTTTTTAATGTTAGGAAACTCTATTAAATCGGATATTTTACCTGTTTTAGAGATTGGGGGTTTTGCCGCTCATATTCCATATCATGTAACATGGACGCATGAACAACATGATCTTAAAATAGAACATCCCCATTTTATGGAATTGGAGAATATTAATGGCATTTTGGATTATTTATAA
- a CDS encoding Crp/Fnr family transcriptional regulator, with protein MLRTNQPFLDYLEKLYENQDHKDNIVLKSFEKGEKILTQNEVSTKIMLIKSGITKCYFVEENDKEYIVEFLGKGEIIGEIEVIKNVPCLCSIEAITEVTVYSMTIPYFQSLIKNDLTLNNLLLDVFADRIFNTSSRASYQQLHTTEHTLSQLLEVKSKEMKISKEDMAAYLGITVRSLNRAFKELKEKDRDE; from the coding sequence ATGTTACGTACGAATCAACCATTTTTAGATTACTTAGAAAAGCTTTATGAAAATCAGGATCATAAAGATAATATTGTATTAAAATCTTTTGAAAAAGGAGAAAAGATCTTAACACAAAATGAAGTCTCCACTAAAATAATGCTTATTAAAAGTGGAATTACGAAATGTTATTTCGTTGAAGAGAATGATAAAGAATATATTGTTGAATTTTTAGGGAAAGGGGAAATTATTGGTGAAATAGAGGTTATTAAAAACGTTCCTTGTCTTTGTAGCATTGAAGCCATTACAGAAGTTACCGTCTATTCTATGACAATTCCATATTTTCAGTCTTTAATTAAAAATGATCTGACGCTGAATAACTTATTACTTGATGTGTTTGCAGACCGTATCTTCAATACCTCAAGCAGAGCTTCTTACCAGCAGTTGCATACCACAGAACACACTTTGTCTCAGCTTCTTGAAGTAAAGTCTAAAGAAATGAAAATTTCAAAAGAAGATATGGCGGCTTATCTGGGAATCACAGTAAGAAGCTTAAACAGGGCTTTTAAGGAATTAAAAGAGAAAGACCGCGATGAATAA
- a CDS encoding GNAT family N-acetyltransferase, producing MEELTFRNAAIEDLPKIVEIYNSTIASRMVTADTEEISVESRLKWFGEHNPQTRPLWMIEDQQHNIIGWVSFSSFYGRPAYNGTVEMSIYMDESSRGKGFGKKVLQYCIDNAGKLGIKTLLGFIFLHNEPSLKLFRYFGFEDWGILPDVAVLDGIDRTLVILGKRIT from the coding sequence ATGGAAGAATTAACATTCAGGAATGCGGCTATTGAAGATTTACCCAAAATCGTTGAAATTTATAATTCAACGATTGCATCCAGAATGGTAACTGCAGATACAGAAGAAATATCTGTAGAAAGCAGACTGAAATGGTTTGGGGAACATAATCCGCAAACAAGGCCGCTTTGGATGATTGAAGACCAACAACATAATATTATTGGCTGGGTAAGTTTTTCTTCATTTTATGGGAGACCTGCTTATAACGGAACTGTTGAAATGAGCATTTATATGGATGAAAGCAGCAGAGGAAAAGGCTTTGGAAAGAAAGTTCTTCAGTATTGCATTGACAACGCGGGGAAACTGGGTATTAAAACGTTATTAGGTTTTATTTTCCTTCATAACGAGCCTAGTTTAAAATTGTTCCGGTATTTTGGGTTTGAAGATTGGGGAATACTTCCTGATGTAGCCGTATTGGATGGTATAGACAGAACTTTAGTGATTTTGGGAAAGAGAATTACATAA
- a CDS encoding GLPGLI family protein yields MKKIFLLLSISLFSFYQSQTNRFIYELQFRTDESQEYRKALMNLDISPKSVKFYDKDFADYDSINKSSQMGNSHHSTKTDQVVERQPNSFKNNWYRDFFEYFVIKTNDEMKWNLLSDTQIYNGYTLQKATTSFGGRQWTAWFSKEVDIKEGPYKFRGLPGLIFIIEDDKKDFSYKLVKNIKLPETYSTKDFVETHYGKTALPISNEKFNKYVEDTYSDPVRMFSNGVKNGGSTFGKETVESLEELNKKKAMLQKGIKSRYIYIEKDKEPRFN; encoded by the coding sequence ATGAAAAAAATATTTCTCTTATTAAGTATATCCTTATTCTCCTTTTATCAATCACAAACGAACAGGTTTATCTATGAACTGCAATTCAGAACAGACGAAAGCCAGGAATATCGAAAAGCTTTAATGAATCTCGACATCAGTCCAAAATCGGTTAAATTTTACGATAAGGATTTTGCAGACTATGATTCTATCAATAAAAGTTCACAAATGGGAAATTCCCATCACAGTACAAAAACAGATCAGGTAGTCGAAAGACAGCCCAATTCTTTTAAAAATAATTGGTACAGGGATTTTTTTGAATATTTTGTAATAAAAACAAATGATGAAATGAAGTGGAATCTTTTGTCAGACACTCAAATCTACAATGGTTATACACTGCAAAAAGCCACCACTAGTTTTGGAGGAAGACAATGGACGGCATGGTTTTCTAAAGAAGTGGATATTAAGGAAGGTCCATACAAATTCAGGGGACTTCCGGGACTGATCTTTATTATTGAAGATGATAAAAAGGACTTCAGTTATAAACTGGTTAAAAATATAAAACTTCCGGAAACTTATAGTACAAAGGACTTTGTTGAAACTCATTATGGGAAAACTGCGTTGCCTATTTCTAATGAAAAATTCAATAAATATGTTGAGGATACGTATTCTGATCCTGTAAGAATGTTTTCTAACGGCGTAAAAAACGGAGGGTCTACTTTTGGAAAGGAAACAGTAGAATCTCTAGAAGAATTGAATAAAAAGAAAGCTATGCTGCAGAAAGGAATTAAAAGCCGATATATTTATATTGAAAAAGATAAGGAACCTAGGTTCAATTAA
- a CDS encoding MATE family efflux transporter, with product MSFLNKKYTKETLALALPVMLTQVGQVSVNLFDNIIVGKLLGADALASVSLGNAVFFSMFVLALGFSFAIPPLVSEAHSQHDHKTINSVFSHGFIINMSVGIILMGVLFLGMPLLYHSGQPAKIIPDTVDFLTIMAVSIVPFMAFQTLREVSEGLSYTIGVTKATIIANVINIVLNYVFIKGLWIFPEMGVKGSALASLIARIFMVVFLYIVLLKQPKTRQYIKAFSLKIEVFSKKMFEKMVRLGLPTALQMFFEVTAFAGAAFICGLISAHDIASHQIALSMASFTFNLCVGFSVASTVMIGRKLGEQNYVELRKVGINNLKIAFIFMCICGTVFILGRNILPTFFTKKEEVEVITLASKLMIIAALFQLSDGIQVTALGTLRGLQDVKIPSIYTFIAYWVITVPLGYFLCVTLEMGAFGMWIALGLGLTISALFLVKRFLNMSARKIKLNS from the coding sequence ATGAGCTTTTTAAATAAAAAATATACAAAAGAAACTTTGGCACTTGCCTTACCGGTAATGCTCACCCAGGTAGGACAGGTGTCGGTCAATTTATTTGACAACATTATTGTAGGAAAATTATTGGGAGCAGATGCATTAGCTTCCGTATCATTAGGAAATGCAGTGTTTTTCTCTATGTTTGTTTTAGCATTGGGATTCTCATTTGCCATTCCTCCATTGGTTTCCGAAGCCCATTCGCAGCATGACCATAAGACCATTAATTCTGTTTTCAGTCACGGATTTATCATTAATATGTCTGTAGGGATTATTTTAATGGGAGTTTTATTTCTGGGAATGCCACTACTCTATCATTCCGGGCAGCCCGCTAAAATTATTCCTGATACGGTAGACTTTTTGACCATTATGGCAGTAAGTATTGTTCCGTTTATGGCATTTCAGACCTTAAGAGAGGTGTCCGAAGGTTTATCTTATACCATCGGAGTAACAAAGGCTACGATCATTGCCAATGTGATTAATATCGTCCTTAATTACGTTTTTATTAAAGGGCTGTGGATATTTCCTGAAATGGGAGTAAAAGGTTCTGCATTGGCAAGTTTAATTGCCCGTATCTTCATGGTCGTTTTCCTTTACATCGTATTGTTGAAGCAGCCTAAAACCAGACAGTATATCAAAGCTTTTTCCTTGAAAATTGAGGTTTTCTCGAAAAAAATGTTTGAAAAAATGGTGAGATTGGGGCTTCCTACGGCATTGCAGATGTTTTTTGAAGTTACTGCTTTTGCAGGAGCGGCATTTATCTGTGGCTTGATCTCCGCACACGATATAGCATCCCATCAGATTGCCCTGAGTATGGCTTCATTCACCTTTAATTTATGTGTCGGGTTCAGTGTTGCATCTACTGTAATGATTGGAAGGAAATTGGGAGAACAGAACTATGTGGAATTAAGAAAAGTTGGGATCAACAATTTGAAAATAGCTTTTATTTTCATGTGTATTTGCGGAACCGTCTTTATTTTAGGCAGAAATATCCTTCCTACTTTTTTTACTAAAAAAGAAGAAGTGGAAGTAATTACCCTGGCCTCGAAGCTTATGATTATAGCGGCATTATTTCAGTTATCAGACGGAATTCAGGTTACAGCTTTAGGAACATTGAGAGGTCTTCAGGACGTAAAAATCCCATCCATTTACACTTTTATTGCGTATTGGGTCATTACAGTTCCTTTAGGTTATTTCCTTTGTGTAACTTTAGAAATGGGAGCATTCGGAATGTGGATCGCATTAGGATTAGGACTTACGATTTCAGCATTGTTCCTAGTAAAAAGATTCCTCAATATGTCAGCCAGAAAAATTAAACTCAATTCATAA
- a CDS encoding sigma-54 dependent transcriptional regulator, with amino-acid sequence MQKILIVEDEKAISGVLHSILSDELTDYEFVIAEDGLEGYKQVEKEDFALVISDIKMPKLSGTELLKQSLALKPETTFIMISGHADIDSAVSCLKEGAYDFISKPIDINRLITSVKNALTKETLKKENKNLQTENKTLKKKVSKKYQMIGQSAGLQKIQDMIEKVAVSDARVLITGPNGAGKELVAHAIHNQSERARGPMIEVNCAAIPSELIESELFGHVKGSFTGAIKDKQGKFEQANGGTIFLDEIGDMSLIAQAKVLRALQESKVSPVGSDKEIKVDVRVLAATNKNMQKEIEAGRFREDLYHRLSVIEIYVPPLDERKEDIKLLVEHFSGMIADEHGTATKKFDDKAIEALKALSWTGNIRELRNVVERLIILGGSTVSAEDVASFVRK; translated from the coding sequence ATGCAAAAAATCCTTATCGTAGAAGACGAAAAAGCAATATCGGGAGTTCTTCACAGTATTCTCTCAGATGAACTTACTGATTATGAATTTGTAATCGCCGAAGATGGCCTTGAAGGCTATAAACAGGTAGAGAAAGAAGACTTTGCATTGGTAATTTCTGACATCAAAATGCCCAAACTTTCAGGAACTGAGCTTTTAAAGCAAAGTTTAGCACTTAAGCCTGAAACTACTTTTATTATGATTTCGGGACACGCAGATATTGATTCTGCGGTTTCATGTTTAAAGGAAGGTGCTTATGATTTCATTTCAAAGCCGATTGACATCAACCGACTGATTACAAGTGTTAAAAATGCTTTAACTAAAGAAACACTTAAAAAAGAGAACAAAAATCTTCAAACTGAAAATAAAACGCTTAAGAAAAAAGTAAGCAAAAAATACCAAATGATCGGTCAGTCCGCCGGATTACAGAAGATTCAGGACATGATTGAGAAAGTTGCTGTTTCTGATGCCAGAGTTTTGATTACAGGACCCAATGGTGCAGGAAAAGAGCTTGTAGCACACGCCATTCACAATCAAAGTGAAAGAGCGAGAGGCCCGATGATTGAGGTAAACTGTGCTGCCATTCCTTCTGAGCTTATAGAATCTGAGCTTTTTGGTCACGTAAAAGGATCTTTTACAGGGGCTATCAAAGATAAACAGGGAAAATTTGAACAGGCCAACGGAGGTACTATTTTCTTGGATGAAATTGGAGATATGAGTCTTATCGCTCAGGCAAAAGTATTAAGAGCATTACAGGAAAGTAAAGTTTCTCCCGTAGGAAGTGATAAAGAAATAAAAGTTGATGTAAGAGTACTTGCTGCAACCAATAAAAATATGCAGAAGGAAATAGAAGCAGGAAGATTCAGAGAAGATCTTTATCACAGACTTTCTGTGATCGAAATCTATGTACCGCCATTGGATGAAAGAAAAGAAGACATCAAATTATTGGTTGAGCATTTCTCCGGAATGATCGCCGATGAGCACGGTACTGCAACAAAAAAATTCGATGATAAAGCGATTGAAGCCTTAAAAGCACTTTCATGGACAGGAAACATCAGAGAACTAAGAAATGTTGTAGAAAGATTAATTATTTTGGGTGGAAGCACTGTGTCCGCCGAAGACGTTGCAAGTTTTGTAAGGAAATAA
- a CDS encoding YggS family pyridoxal phosphate-dependent enzyme gives MSIQENYTRIKTQLPDHVELVAVSKTHPVSAIQEVYDLGQRVFGENKVQEVMEKYPLLPKDIQWHLIGHLQTNKVKYIAEFIDTIQSVDSEKLILEINKEAIKYNRNIKVLLQVKIAEEESKFGLEIDEAKRLFQKYTDGAFSNIEVTGLMGMATFTDDEQQIRKEFSILKSLFDELNKQKSLQTLSMGMSDDFPIAIECGANSVRVGSAIFGRRDYTQ, from the coding sequence ATGAGCATTCAGGAAAATTATACCCGTATAAAAACTCAGCTTCCGGATCACGTAGAACTGGTTGCTGTATCAAAAACGCATCCGGTTTCAGCCATTCAGGAAGTCTATGATCTTGGGCAAAGGGTTTTTGGAGAAAACAAAGTTCAGGAAGTAATGGAGAAATATCCTCTTCTTCCTAAAGATATTCAATGGCATCTGATAGGACATCTGCAGACTAATAAAGTAAAATACATTGCTGAGTTTATAGATACTATTCAGAGTGTAGATTCTGAAAAATTAATTTTGGAAATCAATAAAGAAGCCATAAAGTATAACAGGAACATTAAAGTTTTACTTCAGGTAAAAATTGCTGAAGAAGAAAGTAAATTCGGGTTAGAAATTGATGAAGCCAAAAGATTATTTCAAAAATATACAGACGGAGCATTTTCAAATATAGAAGTTACAGGATTGATGGGAATGGCAACATTCACCGATGATGAACAGCAGATCAGAAAAGAATTTTCAATATTAAAAAGCCTTTTTGATGAACTGAATAAGCAGAAATCTCTACAAACATTATCGATGGGGATGAGTGACGACTTTCCTATTGCGATAGAATGTGGGGCCAATTCAGTAAGGGTCGGTTCTGCCATTTTTGGAAGAAGAGATTATACGCAATAG
- a CDS encoding polysaccharide deacetylase family protein, with protein sequence MKKTFAEKSRNKTFLGMFALVSATSILFNGCNRKNDKKESEKLISQEHPVAKTVPKIDDENVDSDKRVIYLTFDDGPNRGTVNLLKILNKRNVCATAFIVGKHVYGSKTQMNDFELLKKDPLIELANHSFTHANNKYTDFYKNPLAVVHDFDTAKDSLKLYDKIARTPGRNIWRLTNTNVTDLKSSTEAANKLKEAGYKVIGWDLEWKPGQKMALKGSHEAMLKKVDSIFFNDLEKTSRHLVFLTHDQYLTDSDSINELDLFIEKLQKSNRFVFRKISEYPKINEVLN encoded by the coding sequence ATGAAAAAAACTTTTGCGGAAAAGTCTAGAAACAAGACTTTTCTTGGGATGTTTGCATTGGTGAGTGCAACTTCAATCTTATTCAACGGTTGTAACCGTAAAAACGACAAGAAAGAATCAGAAAAACTGATTTCTCAGGAACATCCCGTCGCAAAAACAGTTCCTAAAATTGATGATGAAAATGTCGATTCGGACAAAAGAGTTATTTATCTTACATTTGATGATGGACCAAATCGCGGAACAGTAAATCTTCTCAAAATTCTTAACAAGAGAAATGTCTGTGCAACTGCTTTTATTGTTGGAAAACATGTATATGGAAGCAAAACACAAATGAATGACTTTGAGCTTTTGAAAAAGGATCCCTTGATAGAACTGGCAAATCATAGTTTTACTCATGCCAATAATAAATACACCGATTTTTACAAAAATCCGCTGGCTGTTGTCCACGATTTTGATACGGCAAAAGACAGCTTGAAATTATACGATAAAATTGCCAGAACTCCGGGAAGGAATATCTGGAGGCTTACTAATACAAACGTGACCGATCTTAAAAGTTCTACCGAAGCTGCTAATAAACTTAAAGAAGCAGGTTATAAAGTAATTGGCTGGGATCTGGAATGGAAACCTGGTCAGAAAATGGCTCTGAAAGGCAGTCATGAGGCTATGCTGAAAAAAGTGGACAGTATTTTTTTTAATGATTTAGAAAAAACTTCAAGACACCTCGTTTTTCTTACGCATGACCAATATCTTACAGATTCTGACTCTATTAATGAACTTGATCTTTTTATTGAGAAACTGCAGAAAAGTAACCGCTTTGTTTTCAGAAAAATCTCTGAATATCCTAAGATCAATGAGGTTTTGAATTAA
- a CDS encoding DUF72 domain-containing protein, whose product MKKESLYIGCSGFYNNDWKGSLYPEDAKSKDFLSLYSHKFNCVEINSTFYRNPTAKTLLKWRDETPEDFKFFIKIPKTISHEKRLKDCKEHITEFCAHIQDHLKDKLSGFLYQFPPSFKNSQENIDVILRNINFAYLNVIEFRHESWWNDEIFKILGDHNIIFSGVSFPGNLPEDVIINHSEILYYRLHGKPILYKSEYTSEFLKDLAENIINLKKKTFIFFNNTWGTAAINNSLYLKELLK is encoded by the coding sequence ATGAAAAAAGAAAGTCTGTATATTGGTTGTTCAGGATTTTACAATAATGACTGGAAAGGATCATTATATCCTGAAGATGCAAAAAGTAAAGACTTTCTTTCTTTATATTCTCACAAATTCAATTGTGTAGAAATCAATTCAACTTTTTACAGGAATCCAACAGCTAAAACCCTTCTGAAATGGAGAGATGAAACTCCTGAAGATTTTAAGTTTTTTATTAAAATTCCGAAAACAATTTCTCACGAAAAGCGCCTGAAAGACTGCAAAGAACATATTACCGAATTCTGTGCTCATATTCAGGATCATCTTAAAGATAAGCTTTCCGGCTTTCTTTATCAATTCCCGCCTTCTTTCAAAAATTCGCAGGAAAATATTGATGTTATCCTTCGTAATATCAATTTTGCTTACTTGAACGTCATTGAATTCCGTCATGAATCATGGTGGAACGATGAGATTTTTAAAATTCTGGGAGATCACAATATTATTTTTTCCGGTGTAAGTTTCCCGGGAAATTTACCTGAAGATGTTATCATTAATCATTCTGAAATTTTGTACTACAGGCTTCATGGGAAACCTATTCTTTACAAATCCGAATATACTTCAGAATTCCTTAAAGATCTCGCTGAAAATATTATAAATCTGAAAAAGAAAACCTTTATTTTTTTCAATAATACATGGGGAACAGCTGCGATTAATAACTCTTTATATTTAAAGGAATTACTGAAATAA